Proteins encoded together in one Triticum dicoccoides isolate Atlit2015 ecotype Zavitan chromosome 7B, WEW_v2.0, whole genome shotgun sequence window:
- the LOC119339954 gene encoding acylphosphatase-like: MFPSTSATASRLLVPAASRRAMAAAASASPPPPQQSVPKAVRVVVKGRVQGVFFRDWTVETARALGLAGWVRNRRDGTVEALLSGEPARVDEMVSRRLPVGPPAATVTAVLPSPADPLDPSEGFHRKPTA; the protein is encoded by the coding sequence ATGTTCCCTTCTACCTCTGCCACGGCCTCCCGCCTCCTCGTCCCCGCCGCCTCTCGCCGGGCCATGGCCGCTGCCGCCTCGGCCAGCCCGCCGCCCCCGCAGCAATCGGTCCCCAAGGCGGTGCGGGTCGTGGTGAAGGGCCGCGTGCAGGGCGTCTTCTTCCGAGACTGGACGGTGGAGACGGCGCGCGCGCTCGGGCTCGCCGGCTGGGTCCGCAACCGCCGCGACGGCACCGTGGAGGCCCTCCTCTCCGGAGAACCCGCCAGGGTCGACGAGATGGTCTCCCGGCGCCTTCCTGTCGGGCCTCCCGCCGCCACTGTCACCGCGGTGCTGCCTTCCCCCGCCGATCCGCTCGACCCCTCCGAGGGCTTCCACCGCAAGCCCACCGCCTGA